From one Anopheles bellator chromosome 1, idAnoBellAS_SP24_06.2, whole genome shotgun sequence genomic stretch:
- the LOC131210893 gene encoding GTP-binding nuclear protein Ran, protein MAEADMPTFKCVLVGDGGTGKTTFVKRHMTGEFEKKYVATLGVEVHPLVFHTNRGAIRFNVWDTAGQEKFGGLRDGYYIQGQCAIIMFDVTSRVTYKNVPNWHRDLVRVCENIPIVLCGNKVDIKDRKVKAKSIVFHRKKNLQYYDISAKSNYNFEKPFLWLARKLVGDPNLEFVAMPALLPPEVKMDKDWQVQIEKDLEEAQATALPDEDEDL, encoded by the exons ATGGCAGAAGCGGATATGCCCACGTTCAAATGCGTCCTGGTTGGGGATGGTGGTACCGGTAAAACGACATTCGTCAAACGGCACATGACGGGCGAGTTCGAAAAAAAGTATGTGGCTACCCTCGGCGTCGAAGTGCACCCGCTGGTGTTCCACACGAACCGTGGAGCGATTCGGTTCAACGTGTGGGACACTGCCGGACAGGAGAAGTTCGGCGGCTTGCGCGATGGCTACTACATCCAGGGACAGTGTGCCATCATTATGTTCGACGTGACTTCGCGCGTGACGTACAAAAACGTTCCGAACTGGCACCGAGATCTGGTGCGAGTGTGCGAAAACATACCGATCGTCCTGTGCGGCAACAAGGTAGACATCAAGGACCGCAAAGTGAAAGCAAAGTCGATTGTGTTCCACCGGAAGAAGAATCTGCAG TACTACGATATCTCGGCCAAGTCGAACTACAACTTTGAGAAACCTTTCCTGTGGTTGGCCCGCAAGCTGGTCGGTGATCCGAACCTGGAGTTCGTTGCCATGCCCGCCCTGCTGCCACCCGAGGTTAAAATGGATAAGGACTGGCAAGTGCAGATCGAGAAAGATTTGGAAGAAGCACAGGCCACAGCGCTgccggacgaggacgaggattTGTAA